A stretch of bacterium DNA encodes these proteins:
- a CDS encoding sulfatase: protein MKPTHGIKRGRRRWRGWLPAAAAALGGALAGCGGGEPAGPAPNVLLIVIDTLRADHLGCYGYFRNTSPFLDGFAASNLVFEDAFCSIPITLPSHSTILSGLYPQKTGVLRNWGTLPDSIVTLPEILRSRGYRTGAVVSTAVLKKGKNLEQGFDDYLENWGISEKVPRGEGAAWELKGLAEDADRMALEWIERDRDRPFFLFINYYDVHGPYVEDERFARTFDPDSPRFLEYLRGHYDRMPDLDWKRESITFYDRSLRYLDRELETFFARLRELGVLENALVVVTSDHGNGLFQHGDYWSHGEQLYDEHIHIPLLVKLPGKGRAGRIRGMVETVDLLPSILELAGIDPPEGGDGTSFLPLLNGTGGKERVYAMSVLEDRLNRPRPREFAVRTRDAKLICRPGGESSFYRLDRDPLEMADVFARAETDQRGFLTSLRNRGAAWYRPVLSAGDGGGGPDENTLRELKALGYITP from the coding sequence ATGAAACCCACACACGGCATCAAGCGCGGACGGAGGCGGTGGCGGGGGTGGCTGCCGGCGGCGGCAGCGGCCCTGGGCGGGGCTTTGGCCGGCTGCGGGGGCGGGGAGCCCGCCGGGCCCGCGCCCAACGTCCTCCTGATCGTGATCGACACCCTCCGCGCCGACCACCTCGGCTGTTACGGCTACTTCCGGAACACCTCGCCGTTTCTCGACGGTTTCGCCGCCTCCAACCTGGTGTTCGAGGACGCCTTCTGCTCCATCCCCATCACCCTTCCCTCCCACTCCACCATCCTCAGCGGCCTCTACCCCCAGAAGACCGGGGTCCTGCGGAACTGGGGGACGCTTCCGGATTCGATCGTCACCCTCCCCGAAATCCTCCGTTCCCGCGGCTACCGGACCGGGGCCGTGGTCAGCACCGCCGTCCTCAAAAAAGGCAAAAACCTGGAGCAGGGATTCGACGACTACCTCGAAAACTGGGGGATCTCGGAGAAAGTCCCCCGGGGGGAAGGGGCCGCCTGGGAACTGAAGGGGTTGGCGGAAGACGCCGACCGGATGGCCCTGGAATGGATCGAACGCGACCGGGACCGCCCGTTTTTCCTTTTCATCAATTACTACGACGTTCACGGGCCCTACGTGGAGGACGAGCGCTTCGCCCGGACCTTCGACCCCGATTCCCCCCGGTTTCTGGAGTACCTGCGCGGCCATTACGACCGGATGCCGGACCTGGACTGGAAGCGCGAATCGATCACCTTCTACGACCGGTCCCTGCGCTACCTCGACCGGGAACTGGAGACGTTCTTCGCGCGCCTGCGGGAGCTGGGCGTCCTGGAAAACGCCCTGGTCGTGGTCACCTCCGACCACGGCAACGGCCTTTTCCAGCACGGGGACTACTGGAGCCACGGCGAGCAGCTCTACGACGAGCACATCCACATACCCCTCCTGGTCAAGCTGCCGGGAAAAGGCCGGGCGGGGCGGATCCGGGGGATGGTGGAAACCGTCGACCTCCTCCCCTCCATCCTCGAACTGGCGGGGATCGACCCCCCGGAGGGAGGCGACGGGACAAGCTTCCTCCCGCTTCTGAACGGGACCGGGGGCAAGGAGCGCGTCTACGCCATGAGCGTCCTGGAAGACCGGCTCAACCGGCCCCGGCCCCGCGAGTTCGCGGTCCGCACCCGCGACGCCAAACTGATCTGCCGCCCCGGGGGGGAAAGCAGCTTCTACCGCCTCGACCGCGACCCGCTGGAGATGGCCGACGTCTTCGCCCGGGCCGAAACCGACCAGCGCGGGTTCCTGACCTCGCTCCGCAACCGGGGCGCGGCCTGGTACAGGCCGGTCCTGAGCGCCGGGGACGGGGGCGGGGGGCCGGACGAAAACACCCTCCGGGAACTCAAGGCCCTGGGGTACATCACCCCCTAA
- a CDS encoding sulfatase, which produces MKKIAATAVILAAAAAAAALLLKRERRPPDVLLISIDSLRADHLSCYGYGRNTSPHLDELAEEGTLFAACAATTSWTLPSHISIFTGRDISAHQVVGDGFSLNDSVPTLPEALSAAGYATAAFCSSPYLNPAFGFGRGFDLYHNTDFDRHGSRDTILPSERERDAGHGDVTSERIVELAGDWLGEKRDRPFFLFLHFWDVHYDYIPPAPYDRLFDPDYRGPVTGRDYIHNPAVEEGMDPRDLFHIVALYDGEIAWTDRALGELFRVLKERGLWENTLIVVTADHGDEFFEHGGKGHRASLYDEVVHVPLLVKLPGEAPRTDRVEVQTALVDIAPTVLEAAGLAPWAGIQGRSLLPLIRGEAEERDRTALLELLPALQALRTPEWKLLYNRERGETAVLDLRRDPAETHRFLVTGPERRRAEALFRRRLAADLALAPGAGSRVDLSEREMEKLRALGYLSAPRPPASPGTSPEP; this is translated from the coding sequence ATGAAAAAGATAGCGGCGACAGCGGTAATCCTGGCGGCGGCGGCCGCCGCGGCGGCGCTGCTCCTGAAGCGGGAGCGGCGCCCCCCCGACGTTCTGCTGATCTCGATCGACAGCCTCCGGGCCGACCACCTGAGCTGTTACGGCTACGGGCGGAACACCAGCCCCCACCTGGACGAGCTGGCCGAGGAAGGGACGCTCTTCGCCGCCTGCGCCGCCACCACCTCCTGGACCCTCCCCTCGCATATCTCCATCTTCACCGGCCGCGACATCTCCGCCCACCAGGTGGTGGGAGACGGCTTCAGCCTCAACGATTCCGTCCCCACCCTCCCCGAAGCCCTGAGCGCGGCGGGCTACGCCACCGCCGCCTTCTGCTCCTCCCCCTACCTCAACCCCGCCTTCGGGTTCGGGCGCGGATTCGACCTCTACCACAACACCGACTTCGACCGGCACGGGAGCCGGGACACCATCCTCCCCAGCGAACGGGAACGGGACGCCGGCCACGGCGACGTCACCAGCGAGCGGATCGTCGAGCTGGCCGGGGACTGGCTCGGGGAGAAGCGCGACCGCCCCTTCTTTCTCTTCCTTCATTTCTGGGACGTCCACTACGACTATATCCCCCCGGCGCCGTACGACCGGCTCTTCGACCCCGACTACCGGGGCCCGGTCACGGGACGGGACTACATCCACAACCCGGCGGTGGAGGAGGGGATGGACCCCCGCGACCTCTTTCATATCGTCGCGCTCTACGACGGCGAGATCGCCTGGACCGACCGCGCCCTGGGCGAACTCTTCCGGGTCCTGAAGGAACGGGGCCTGTGGGAGAACACCTTGATCGTGGTCACCGCCGACCACGGCGACGAGTTCTTCGAACACGGCGGCAAGGGGCACCGGGCCTCGCTCTACGACGAAGTCGTCCACGTCCCCCTCCTGGTCAAGCTCCCGGGGGAAGCGCCCCGGACGGACCGGGTCGAGGTCCAGACCGCCCTGGTCGACATCGCCCCCACCGTCCTGGAGGCGGCCGGCCTGGCTCCGTGGGCAGGCATCCAGGGGCGTTCCCTCCTGCCCCTGATCCGGGGGGAAGCGGAGGAGCGGGATCGGACCGCCCTGCTCGAGCTCTTGCCCGCCCTGCAGGCGCTCCGGACCCCGGAGTGGAAGCTGCTCTACAACCGGGAGCGGGGGGAGACCGCCGTTCTCGACCTGCGCCGCGACCCGGCCGAGACCCACCGGTTCCTGGTGACCGGCCCGGAACGCCGCCGGGCGGAAGCCCTCTTCCGCCGCCGCCTCGCCGCCGACCTGGCCCTCGCTCCCGGGGCCGGTTCCCGGGTGGACCTGAGCGAGCGGGAGATGGAGAAGCTGCGGGCGCTGGGTTATCTTTCCGCACCCCGTCCCCCGGCGTCCCCGGGGACTTCCCCGGAGCCCTGA